In one window of Fibrobacter sp. UWH6 DNA:
- a CDS encoding DUF3332 family protein, protein MKKGLITLLCAGMIVLTGCYGKNACFNKIHQWNGTLGDKWINSIVHFFLMVIPVYGIALGLVDGLVLNTVEFWTGSNPLAADDNYYEKDAQGNEIAAVKNADGTMSVEITTAKGEKANLMLQRDENVVRALAAEGNLVAQYDIAK, encoded by the coding sequence ATGAAAAAAGGTCTCATTACCCTTCTCTGCGCAGGCATGATCGTTCTTACCGGTTGCTATGGCAAGAATGCTTGCTTCAACAAGATTCACCAGTGGAACGGCACCCTCGGTGACAAGTGGATCAACTCCATCGTCCACTTCTTCCTGATGGTTATCCCGGTTTACGGTATCGCTCTCGGCCTGGTTGACGGTCTCGTTCTTAACACTGTTGAATTCTGGACTGGCTCCAACCCCCTCGCTGCTGACGACAACTACTATGAAAAGGATGCTCAGGGCAACGAAATTGCAGCTGTGAAGAACGCAGACGGCACCATGTCTGTTGAAATCACCACCGCTAAGGGTGAAAAGGCTAACCTCATGCTCCAGCGCGATGAAAACGTTGTCCGCGCTCTCGCTGCAGAAGGCAACTTGGTTGCTCAGTACGATATCGCTAAGTAA